One window of the Leptotrichia massiliensis genome contains the following:
- the rplT gene encoding 50S ribosomal protein L20, giving the protein MPRVKTGIVRRKRHKKVLKEAKGYRGAIKTNYKKANEAVKKAMAYATEHRKLKKRKMRELWIIRINAAARLNGISYSRLMNGLKKAGIELDRKVLADLALNNPAEFAKLVEKVK; this is encoded by the coding sequence ATGCCAAGAGTAAAAACAGGAATAGTTAGAAGAAAAAGACATAAAAAAGTTTTAAAAGAAGCAAAAGGTTATAGAGGAGCCATAAAAACAAATTATAAAAAGGCTAATGAAGCAGTTAAAAAAGCTATGGCTTACGCAACTGAACATAGAAAATTGAAAAAAAGAAAAATGCGTGAATTATGGATTATCAGAATTAACGCTGCTGCAAGATTAAATGGAATTTCTTACTCAAGATTAATGAACGGACTTAAAAAAGCTGGAATTGAACTTGACAGAAAAGTTTTAGCAGACTTAGCATTAAATAACCCTGCTGAATTTGCAAAATTAGTAGAAAAAGTTAAATAG
- the hpt gene encoding hypoxanthine phosphoribosyltransferase: protein MTKDVEFGIKEQLITKEEIQKRLKELGEQITEDFKDENEPLIVVGLLRGSIVFMADLIREIRLPLEIDFIEASSYGEGTQTSREVKILKDLRSTISGKNVLVVEDIIDSGFTLKKILQLLGSRNPKKVSLCTLLDKPERREVEIDVQYIGFEIPNEFVVGYGLDFNEIYRNLEYVGIAEPSVFE, encoded by the coding sequence ATGACAAAAGATGTTGAATTTGGAATAAAAGAGCAACTGATCACTAAAGAAGAAATTCAGAAAAGATTAAAAGAATTAGGAGAACAAATTACAGAAGATTTTAAAGACGAAAATGAACCGCTTATAGTTGTTGGGCTTTTAAGAGGATCCATCGTATTTATGGCTGATTTGATCAGAGAAATAAGATTACCACTTGAAATCGACTTTATTGAGGCTTCTAGCTATGGAGAAGGAACGCAGACTTCTAGAGAAGTTAAGATTCTGAAAGATTTAAGAAGTACAATTAGCGGAAAAAATGTGTTAGTTGTAGAAGATATTATTGATTCAGGATTTACGCTGAAAAAAATATTACAACTTTTAGGAAGCAGAAATCCTAAGAAAGTATCATTGTGTACATTGCTGGATAAACCTGAAAGAAGAGAAGTTGAAATTGACGTGCAGTATATAGGTTTTGAAATCCCAAATGAATTTGTTGTGGGATACGGACTTGATTTTAATGAAATTTACAGAAACCTTGAGTATGTAGGAATAGCTGAACCATCGGTTTTTGAATAA
- a CDS encoding DUF4911 domain-containing protein: protein MNKNEKEMKSWEYIIQTKKEHIDFINKIIEAYDGLGNVRTLDNQSGLIKILTNSYLLNDMDNAIETLKQKNIEIEILEKREWLGVL, encoded by the coding sequence ATGAACAAAAATGAAAAAGAGATGAAAAGCTGGGAATACATTATTCAAACAAAAAAAGAACATATCGACTTTATCAATAAAATCATAGAAGCATACGATGGATTAGGAAATGTAAGAACTCTTGACAATCAGAGCGGTTTAATAAAAATTCTCACAAATTCTTATCTTTTAAATGATATGGATAACGCAATCGAAACATTAAAGCAAAAAAATATCGAAATAGAAATTCTAGAAAAAAGAGAATGGCTTGGAGTGTTATAA
- the rsmA gene encoding 16S rRNA (adenine(1518)-N(6)/adenine(1519)-N(6))-dimethyltransferase RsmA, with product MKRNKEKYQNKNKYFENENHKAKKKYGQNFLNDSNLSDEILDIANIDEETEVLEIGPGLGFLTEKLIENSKFLTAFEIDDDLIPFLAKKFENKQNFKLIHQDFMEADLEKFFENRKNVKVVANIPYYITSPIINKLLEYRENIDEIYLMVQKEVAERIASQPHSKNMSLLTHAVQFYAEAEYLFTVPKEKFDPVPKVDSAFLGIKILKDKRYESQISEEKYFKYLKEAFSNKRKSIANNLTKLGFSKDVVGAALEKVGKTRLARTEEFSVQEFIDFIGILEK from the coding sequence TTGAAAAGAAATAAAGAAAAATATCAAAATAAAAATAAATATTTTGAAAATGAAAATCATAAGGCTAAAAAAAAATATGGACAGAATTTTTTGAATGACAGCAATTTGTCAGATGAAATTTTAGACATAGCAAATATTGATGAGGAAACAGAAGTTTTGGAAATAGGACCAGGATTGGGATTTTTGACAGAAAAATTGATTGAAAATTCTAAATTTTTGACTGCTTTTGAGATAGATGATGATTTGATACCGTTTTTGGCTAAAAAATTTGAAAACAAGCAAAATTTTAAATTGATTCATCAGGATTTTATGGAAGCAGATTTGGAAAAATTTTTTGAAAATAGAAAAAATGTTAAAGTTGTGGCAAATATTCCGTATTATATAACTTCGCCGATTATTAACAAACTTTTGGAATATCGTGAGAATATTGATGAAATTTATTTGATGGTGCAAAAGGAAGTGGCAGAGCGAATTGCCTCCCAGCCTCATAGCAAAAATATGAGTCTGCTTACGCATGCAGTTCAATTTTATGCTGAAGCAGAATATCTGTTTACTGTGCCGAAGGAAAAATTTGATCCTGTTCCAAAAGTTGATTCAGCATTCTTAGGAATAAAAATTTTGAAAGATAAAAGATACGAAAGCCAGATTTCAGAAGAAAAATATTTTAAATATTTAAAAGAAGCCTTTTCCAATAAGCGAAAGAGTATAGCTAACAATTTAACAAAATTAGGATTTTCAAAGGATGTAGTTGGAGCTGCACTAGAAAAAGTCGGAAAGACAAGGCTTGCACGGACTGAAGAGTTTTCTGTTCAGGAATTTATCGATTTTATTGGGATTTTGGAAAAATAA
- the rpmI gene encoding 50S ribosomal protein L35 → MPKMKTHKGTKKRVKVTGSGKISIRHSGKSHILTKKTHKRKKRLGQDAIAPKGAERKIKKALAGQEGR, encoded by the coding sequence ATGCCAAAAATGAAAACACATAAAGGAACAAAAAAAAGAGTTAAAGTTACAGGAAGTGGGAAAATTTCTATAAGACACTCAGGAAAAAGCCATATCTTGACTAAAAAGACTCATAAAAGAAAAAAACGTCTAGGACAAGACGCAATCGCTCCAAAAGGTGCTGAAAGAAAAATCAAAAAAGCATTGGCTGGACAAGAAGGAAGATAG
- the infC gene encoding translation initiation factor IF-3, with amino-acid sequence MFFIRGNNRSDEPRMNERIRAREIRVVGDDGEQFGVMSARDALALAAEKELDLVEISPNATPPVCKIMDYGKFKYEKTKKDKENKKKQKNVVIKEIRIKPHIDEHDKETKISQIEKFIAKEHKVKVSLRLTGRERLHAESAIKVLDEFASHFEETATVEKKYGKEQVQKFILLSPKK; translated from the coding sequence GTGTTTTTTATAAGAGGAAATAACCGATCTGATGAGCCAAGAATGAATGAGCGAATTAGGGCAAGAGAAATTAGAGTTGTTGGTGATGATGGAGAACAGTTTGGAGTAATGTCAGCTAGAGATGCGTTAGCACTTGCAGCAGAAAAAGAATTGGACTTAGTTGAAATTTCACCAAATGCAACACCGCCTGTATGCAAAATTATGGACTATGGAAAATTCAAGTATGAGAAAACGAAGAAAGACAAGGAAAATAAGAAAAAACAAAAAAATGTCGTTATTAAAGAGATTAGAATTAAACCTCATATTGACGAGCATGATAAAGAAACAAAAATTTCTCAAATTGAAAAATTTATAGCCAAGGAGCATAAGGTAAAAGTCAGCCTAAGACTTACAGGTAGAGAAAGATTACATGCAGAATCTGCTATTAAAGTATTAGACGAGTTTGCAAGCCATTTTGAAGAAACTGCAACAGTTGAGAAAAAATACGGAAAAGAACAGGTTCAAAAATTTATTTTATTATCGCCTAAAAAATAA
- a CDS encoding tRNA 2-thiocytidine biosynthesis TtcA family protein: MNLENIENDFDNENTINNETNTDNIASTSLGSAVCETILPSVPLQPLETIEKSIQKKYRSALWTPFVRALKEFEMVKDGDRIAVAISGGKDSLLLSKLFQELKRASRTNFELVFISMNPGFNPANLNNLKKNLEHLNIPCEIYNDNIFEIAEKIAKDYPCYMCAKMRRGSLYTKATSLECNKLALGHHFDDVIETTLMSMFYMGKFETMLPKLKSDNFEIELIRPLFYVEEKAIIKWVRNNGILPMNCGCTVAAEKTSSKRRETKDLIAQLVKNNPDIKKRIVQSTQNVNLEKILGWKDSDGKYSYLDKF, encoded by the coding sequence ATGAATTTAGAAAACATCGAAAACGATTTCGATAATGAAAATACAATAAATAATGAAACAAATACTGACAACATTGCTTCTACTTCTCTCGGAAGTGCAGTTTGTGAAACAATTTTACCGTCTGTTCCGCTTCAGCCGCTGGAAACTATTGAAAAAAGTATTCAGAAGAAATACCGTTCAGCACTTTGGACACCTTTTGTCAGAGCTTTAAAAGAATTTGAAATGGTAAAAGATGGTGACAGGATTGCAGTTGCTATTTCTGGAGGTAAAGACAGCCTTTTGCTTTCAAAGCTGTTTCAGGAGCTGAAAAGAGCCAGCAGAACTAATTTTGAGTTAGTGTTTATTTCAATGAATCCTGGATTTAATCCTGCCAATCTGAATAATTTGAAAAAAAATCTAGAACATCTGAATATTCCGTGTGAGATTTATAATGATAATATTTTTGAAATTGCAGAAAAGATTGCAAAAGACTATCCTTGCTATATGTGTGCTAAAATGCGTCGTGGAAGCCTTTACACAAAAGCAACTTCGCTTGAGTGCAACAAACTAGCACTTGGACATCATTTTGACGATGTTATCGAAACCACTCTAATGAGCATGTTTTATATGGGAAAATTTGAAACAATGTTACCAAAACTAAAGTCCGATAATTTTGAGATAGAATTAATTCGTCCATTATTCTACGTTGAAGAAAAAGCAATTATAAAATGGGTACGAAATAACGGTATCTTGCCAATGAACTGTGGCTGTACTGTAGCTGCCGAAAAGACTTCAAGCAAACGTCGTGAAACCAAGGACTTAATTGCACAGCTTGTAAAAAATAATCCTGATATAAAAAAACGTATAGTTCAATCAACACAAAATGTAAATTTGGAAAAAATATTAGGCTGGAAAGACTCTGACGGAAAATATTCATACTTAGACAAGTTTTAA
- a CDS encoding Abi family protein yields the protein MDQPFKKFKEQEMIISSRMSIDKDTISILKRFNYYSIINFYKAPFLEKNKNLRGKDKYIENFKFKYLKSLHDFDRELRILFFDNLTLLESFFKTAISYYFSETNGILKKNSYLLLENYNTGKKNSNILKISMVVNTLKKIKKDNEKMIIRHYNTTKDNIPFWIIIHYLTFGDISKLYSCLHKNVYDKICDHFKNLYKEEYGNLPNITHSFVRTYLVASSHFRNVAAHNERLYEFSSRETVNIKKVSDMTSNRNQKLFTIYEGLKLFLSKEEFDALTEKLKLIIKTLEDKLENIVNINDILSRMDFPNDWHKN from the coding sequence GTGGATCAGCCATTTAAAAAGTTCAAAGAGCAGGAAATGATTATATCAAGCAGAATGAGCATTGATAAAGATACAATTTCTATTTTGAAAAGATTTAATTACTATTCTATTATAAATTTTTATAAAGCTCCTTTTTTAGAAAAAAATAAAAATTTGAGAGGAAAAGATAAATACATTGAAAATTTTAAATTTAAATATTTAAAAAGTCTTCATGATTTTGATAGGGAATTGAGAATTTTATTTTTTGATAATTTGACATTGCTTGAAAGTTTTTTCAAAACAGCTATTTCTTATTATTTTTCTGAAACAAACGGAATTTTGAAAAAAAATTCGTATCTTCTTTTAGAGAATTACAATACTGGAAAGAAAAATTCAAATATTCTTAAAATTTCAATGGTAGTGAATACGTTGAAAAAGATAAAAAAAGATAATGAAAAAATGATAATAAGACATTATAATACTACAAAAGATAATATTCCTTTTTGGATTATAATTCACTATTTAACTTTTGGAGATATTAGCAAACTATATTCTTGTTTACATAAAAATGTATATGATAAAATTTGCGATCATTTTAAAAATTTGTATAAAGAAGAATATGGCAATCTTCCAAATATAACTCATTCATTTGTAAGAACTTATTTAGTTGCTAGCTCTCATTTTAGAAATGTTGCTGCCCATAATGAAAGGTTATACGAATTTTCTTCGAGAGAAACTGTTAATATAAAAAAAGTTAGCGATATGACATCAAACAGAAATCAAAAACTCTTTACGATTTACGAAGGATTAAAATTATTTCTTTCTAAAGAAGAATTTGATGCATTAACAGAAAAATTAAAATTGATTATCAAAACTTTGGAAGATAAATTAGAAAATATTGTAAATATAAACGATATTTTATCAAGAATGGATTTTCCAAATGATTGGCATAAAAATTAA